The following proteins come from a genomic window of Bradyrhizobium paxllaeri:
- a CDS encoding acetolactate synthase 3 large subunit, protein MTDQSNDPNQMTGAAMIVRALIDHGVQHIFGYPGGAVLPIYDEIFQQSEVEHILVRHEQGAGHAAEGYARSTGKPGVVLVTSGPGATNMVTPLTDALMDSIPLVCITGQVPTHLIGNDAFQECDTVGITRPCTKHNWLVRDVNDLAKVLHEAFYVASSGRPGPVVVDVPKDVQFATGTYHPPRKDDVHVSYTPRVKGDPTQIRKAVALLASAKRPVIYSGGGVINSGPEASKLLRELVEVTGFPITSTLMGLGAYPASGKNWLGMLGMHGTYEANMTMHGCDVMLCVGARFDDRITGRTDAFSPGSKKIHIDIDPSSINKNIRVDVPIIGDVGNVLGDLLQVFKAEAKKPDIKTWWQEIATWRARNSLAYKKSNDVILPQYAIQKLFEATRGHDTYITTEVGQHQMWAAQFFGFEEPHRWMTSGGLGTMGYGLPAALGVQVAHRDSLVIDIAGDASVQMTMQEMSTAVQFELPIKIFILNNQYMGMVRQWQQLLHGNRLSHSYSEALPDFVKLADAFGCVGIQAVKPGDLDGALKEMIKVKRPVLFDCRVAALENCFPMIPSGKAHNEMLLPVEATDEATAAAFAGGKALV, encoded by the coding sequence ATGACCGACCAGAGCAACGACCCCAATCAGATGACCGGCGCCGCGATGATCGTGCGCGCGCTCATCGATCATGGCGTCCAGCACATTTTCGGCTATCCCGGCGGCGCCGTGCTTCCGATCTATGACGAGATTTTCCAGCAGAGCGAGGTCGAACACATCCTGGTGCGGCACGAGCAGGGCGCCGGCCACGCCGCCGAAGGCTATGCGCGCTCGACCGGCAAGCCGGGCGTCGTGCTGGTGACGTCGGGCCCCGGCGCCACCAACATGGTGACGCCGCTGACGGACGCGCTGATGGATTCGATCCCGCTGGTCTGCATCACCGGGCAAGTTCCTACTCACTTGATCGGCAACGACGCGTTCCAGGAATGCGACACCGTCGGCATCACCCGTCCCTGCACCAAGCACAACTGGCTGGTGCGCGACGTCAACGATCTCGCAAAAGTGCTGCACGAAGCCTTCTATGTCGCGAGTTCAGGCCGTCCTGGCCCGGTCGTGGTCGATGTCCCCAAGGACGTGCAGTTCGCAACCGGTACCTATCATCCGCCGCGCAAGGACGATGTGCACGTTTCCTACACGCCGCGCGTGAAGGGCGACCCGACGCAGATCCGTAAAGCGGTAGCGCTCTTGGCTTCCGCCAAGCGGCCGGTGATCTATTCCGGCGGCGGCGTCATCAATTCCGGGCCCGAGGCGTCGAAGCTCCTGCGCGAGCTGGTCGAGGTCACCGGATTCCCGATCACCTCGACGCTGATGGGGCTGGGCGCCTATCCGGCGTCGGGCAAGAACTGGCTCGGCATGCTCGGCATGCACGGCACCTACGAGGCCAACATGACGATGCATGGTTGCGACGTCATGCTGTGTGTCGGCGCGCGCTTCGACGACCGCATCACCGGCCGCACCGACGCGTTCTCGCCGGGCTCGAAGAAGATCCACATCGACATCGATCCATCCTCGATCAACAAGAACATCCGTGTCGACGTACCGATCATCGGCGATGTCGGCAACGTGCTGGGCGACCTGTTGCAGGTGTTCAAGGCCGAAGCGAAGAAGCCTGACATCAAGACCTGGTGGCAGGAGATCGCTACCTGGCGGGCGCGCAATTCGCTCGCCTACAAGAAGAGCAACGACGTCATCCTGCCGCAATACGCCATCCAGAAGCTGTTCGAGGCGACGCGCGGCCACGACACCTACATCACGACCGAGGTCGGCCAGCACCAGATGTGGGCCGCGCAGTTCTTCGGTTTCGAGGAGCCGCATCGCTGGATGACGTCGGGAGGATTGGGCACCATGGGCTACGGCCTGCCGGCCGCGCTCGGTGTACAGGTCGCGCATCGCGACAGCCTCGTGATCGACATCGCCGGCGACGCCTCGGTGCAGATGACGATGCAGGAAATGTCGACGGCGGTTCAGTTTGAACTGCCGATCAAGATCTTCATCCTGAACAACCAGTACATGGGCATGGTGCGGCAGTGGCAGCAGCTTCTGCACGGCAACCGGCTGTCGCATTCGTACTCCGAAGCGCTGCCGGATTTCGTCAAGCTCGCGGACGCCTTCGGCTGCGTTGGCATCCAGGCGGTCAAGCCTGGCGATCTCGACGGCGCGCTGAAGGAGATGATCAAGGTCAA